The following are from one region of the Coffea eugenioides isolate CCC68of chromosome 2, Ceug_1.0, whole genome shotgun sequence genome:
- the LOC113759862 gene encoding uncharacterized protein LOC113759862: MPEPNPEPQIDPNIQVAAAIQRMTDLLAQVVQHQGPNPNPPVGNPGNPGNHIESEDRALERFQKFSPPKFLVGPEPDVAEQWLEKMIDIFAALHYSDERQVTFAVFQLEGAARSWWNIIRTKWEREQMPRTWANFVREFNAKYFPPLVQEKKEYEFIRLRQGTQSVAEYESQFTRLSKFAPELILTEQRRARRFLQGLNVEIQKDLAVAQITTFNDAVEKALRSENARLQVRNFQNRKRGASGSSSTQGDKGTPAKFGRGAGGGRFSGTARGAPSRGSQPGRGPQRSGSQGSSATVSRGPCSFCGKPNHTDDDCWRKQNKCLRCGSAEHRLASCPVQSREAKGTTHTSKATSNQSRVEGAKPKVPARVYFIEQRLVPDSAEVVEGTIPVFHRLARILIDPGATHSFVNPEFMCGIDINPVTLPYELEVSTPTGNQCLISSEMYTNYEIWVGERKLLGNLISLAIKGYNVILGMDWLARYNAQLDCKRKLVEFCIPGEATLRLDVRGSLASSAMISGIRARKLLSRGAQGFLAFLLNTPTDKLTIEDVPVVREYPDVFPDELVNLPPEREIELEINLLPGTSPISRTPYRMAPAELKELKLQLQDLLERGFIHESGSPWGAPVLFVKKKDGTLRMCAVVFSKLDLRQGYYQLLIRKEDVPKTAFNSRYGHNEFAVMPLG, encoded by the exons ATGCCCGAACCAAATCCTGAGCCCCAAATCGATCCCAATATTCAGgtagccgctgctatccagCGGATGACTGATCTCCTGGCCCAGGTGGTACAACATCAGGGCCCCAACCCTAATCCACCAGTCGGcaaccctgggaaccctggaAATCATATCGAGAGCGAGGAtcgagctctcgaacgattccaaaaaTTTTCTCCACCTAAGTTTCTTGTAGGACCCGAGCCGGACGTAGCCGAGcagtggctggagaagatgatagACATTTTTGCCGCCTTACATTATTCGGACGAGAGGCAAGTGACTTTTGCGGTTTTCCAACTCGAAGGGGCTGCTCGCTCTTGGTGGAACATTATCCGGACAAAGTGGGAGCGAGAACAGATGCCAAGGACATGGGCAAACTTCGTCAGGGAATTCAATGCCAAGTATTTTCCGCCATTGGTTCAGGAGAAAAAGGAATACGAATTTATTCGTCTACGCCAAGGCACGCAATcggtggccgaatatgagagccaattcacacGCCTGTCCAAGTTTGCCCCTGAACTTATTCTGACTGAACAAAGGAGGGCGAGACGCTTCCTTCAAGGACTTAATGTAGAAATTCAAAAGGACTTGGCCGTAGCCCAAATCACCACCTTCAATGATGCCGTTGAGAAAGCTTTACGATCCGAGAACGCCCGGCTTCAAGTGAGGAATTTTCAAAATCGAAAGCGTGGAGCTTCTGGGAGTAGCTCAACtcaaggggataaaggtaccccTGCTAAATTTGGAAGGGGAGCCGGAGGGGGACGATTCTCGGGTACGGCAAGAGGGGCTCCTTCTCGAGGAAGTCAACCGGGACGAGGCCCGCAAAGGAGCGGCTCCCAGGGGAGTTCCGCCACTGTTTCTCGTGGGCCGTGTAGCTTCTGCGGAAAACCAAACCACACGGATGACGACTGCTGGAGGAAGCAGAACAAGTGTTTACGATGCGGAAGTGCAGAGCACCGGCTCGCCAGTTGTCCGGTCCAATCCCGAGAAGCGAAAGGAACTACGCATACGTCCAAGGCTACCTCAAATCAGTCACGGGTAGAAGGAGCCAAACCAAAGGTACCTGCTCGTGTATACTTCATAGAACAACGTCTAGTTCCTGACTCGGCcgaggtagtggaaggtacgattcctgtcttCCACCGCCTAGCTagaattttgatagaccctggAGCCACCCATTCCTTCGTTAATCCCGAGTTTATGTGTGGAATTGATATAAACCCTGTCACTCTTCCCTATGAGCTGgaagttagtactcctacggggAACCAATGCCTGATTTCTAGTGAAATGTATACAAATTATGAGATTTGGGTAGGTGAGAGGAAGTTATTGGGGAATCTGATAAGTTTAGCCATAAAGGGATACAATGTGATTCTGGGCATGGATTGGTTGGCTCGATATAATGCCCAACTAGACTGTAAGAGGAAACTAGTGGAATTTTGTATTCCTGGGGAGGCAACTTTGAGGTTAGATGTGAGGGGTAGTCTAGCCTCATCTGCTATGATTTCAGgtattcgagctaggaaactttTGAGTAGAGGGGCACAAGGGTTTCTAGCTTTTCTTCTTAACACTCCTACCGATAAACTGACCATAGAAGATGTTCCAGTGGTGCGTGAATACCCAGATGTCTTTCCTGACGAATTAGTGAATCTACCTCCCGAAAGAGAAATTGAGTTAGAAATTAACCTCTTACCTGGGACTTCTCCTATTTCCagaaccccttaccgaatggcacCTGCGGAACTCAAAGAGTTAAAATTACAATTGCAAGATCTGCTAGAGCGGGGTTTTATTCATGAAAGTGGATCACCTTGGGGGGCACCTgttctatttgttaaaaagaaggacgggaCCTTGAGAATGT gtgcggtggtcttctcgaagttagACCTTCGACAGGGATATTACCAACTGTTGATTAGAAAGGAAGATGTGCCTAAAACTGCCTTCAATTCTCGGTATGGGCACAATGAATTTGCCGTGATGCCTTTGGgctga